TGGGGCTGAGCGCCACCGGCTACGGGCTGCTGCTCTCGATGGGCGCCATCGGCGGCCTGACCGGTGCGGTGGTCTCTGACCGCGCCGGGCTGCGCTTGGGCACCGGCCGCGTGATCATCCTCGGCATCGTGCTGACCGGCCTGGCCTTCATCGTGCTGGGCGTCAGCCACAACACCTGGTTGGCGGCGGCCATGCTGGCGCTCAACTCCTTCTCCACCACGATGAGCGTTACGCTGATCCTGGCGCTGCGCCAGACGCTGATCCCCGATGATCTGCTCGGCCGCGTGACCAGTGTGTATCGCTTTATTGTCATCGGCACGGCGCCATTGGGCAGCCTGGCCGGTGGCCTGCTGGCACGCCGCTATGGGCTGGAGATGCCCTATTGGGCGGGCGGCGTTCTGATCCTGCTGGCCACGCTGCTGACCTATCGCTACATCGGTAACCAGGCAGTCGAGCAGGCCAAGGCGGAGACCAGCCGCCCGGCAACTTCCTAAGCGCTAGATGAGTAGCGCCAATCGGCAAATTTGCTGGATAGAATCGTACCCATGATGAAACGCATCCTACTTCTCCCCCTGCTGACGCTCTCGCTAGTGCTGGCAGCCTGTGGCCCTTCGGAGGCCGACATCCAGGCTACCGTGGCAGTGGCCGAGACGAACGCCGTTTCAACCGCTTACGCCCAATTGACTGAATATGCCTTGGCCAATCCTTCGGCCACCCCCACTGAAATGCCCACCGCTACTCCGCAGCCCACGGCCACTCTATCGGCCACGGCCACGGTGGGTAGCGGCGGGGCCGGTACGGGCGGCACTGGCGGCACTGGCGCCGCGACCACCTGTGGCGCGATGACCTTTGTGGCCGATGTGACCGTGGAAGATGGTGAAGAGATTGCCGCAGGCACCGCCTACACGAAAACCTGGTCGGTACGCAACTCGGGCACCTGTGAATGGAGCACAGAATTCCAATTGCTCTACAACGGTGGTGACCAGATGGGCGGCCCCTCCAGCAGCAAGCCCTTCACCGCCGCCGTTCCGGTGGGCCAGAATGGCAATGTTTCGATTGCCCTGGTAGCGCCCAGCACGGCCGGCGACTATACCGGCTACTGGGCGCTGGCAGATGCCAGCGGCACGCCGTTTGGTTATCTCTCCGTAGTGATCAAGGTTCCCTAGCCGCACACGCTTAGCAATAAAAAAAAACAGGCCGCAATTGCGGCCTGTTTTTTATCGTGCTTAGGGATCGTTGGCGTCAGGCGGGTCTGGGCGCGGCGTGCGCTGCACCGCCTCTTGCAGCAGCGAGAGGATGCCCGGCAAGGTTACATCTTCGAGGCTGTAGATCTTGACGTGGCGGGCGCGCTGGCCTTCGCCTTCCAGCAAAGCCTCGGGGTCTTCCAGATCTACCCCGCGCGGAAAGCCGAGGTTGATGTAATCCTCCTGAAAGATGATCACGCAAATCAAGTGGGTATAGGTTTCGGCGAAGCCATAGCCCAACAAATGCGCTGCCGGGTCGAGCTGCTCTAGCGCGTCGGGCGCCAGCTCGAGGATCTGGCTGCGCAACTCCAGTGCCATGGCTTGCAGCGGCTCAGGAAAACTGGCCAGAAAACGCTGCAAGTTCACCGGCAGCCCGTTCTCACTCATAGGCAACCTCAGGCAAGCCCAGCAAGCGTTGCATATCATTGACGTGGTGCAGGTTGTGGTAGCGGGTAAAGAACAGCAACTCGCGCAGGGTGAGCTTGCCCAGCAAAGGGTGCGGCACCTGCGCCTTATCCAGATCCGCCTCCTGCCAGCCGTCGAGCGTCTTCAGCAGCTTAGACATGCTCTGCATCCATTGCTCCAGCAAGGCGCGCTGCCCGGCGGCCGGGTCGGCTGGCGGTTCGCCCAGCTCCGGCAGGAAGGCTGCCGGTGCTTCGGCGCCGCCTTCCAGCTTGGCGCGGTAGGCCGCCAGCAGCTCGGCATAACTGCGGCTGCGGCTGGCGGTGCCCCACACCAGGCCCGACATACGCGCCGGCAGGCGGTAGGCCAGCGTAGCGATGCGCACCGACTTGATCAGGTGCGCCAGGTTCTCAGCGGCTGACCATACCTGCGGCGGGTGCAGATAAAACTGCGCCGCAGGCACCGCCGCGAAGGCCGCGGCCACTTGCTGTGCGTTGTCGCGCAGCTCAGTGATGATCTCAGGGAGTGAATAGGCCTGCATAGGCCGAATCATAACCTGCATCGCGGCGCGCG
The DNA window shown above is from Anaerolineales bacterium and carries:
- a CDS encoding DUF1801 domain-containing protein encodes the protein MSENGLPVNLQRFLASFPEPLQAMALELRSQILELAPDALEQLDPAAHLLGYGFAETYTHLICVIIFQEDYINLGFPRGVDLEDPEALLEGEGQRARHVKIYSLEDVTLPGILSLLQEAVQRTPRPDPPDANDP
- a CDS encoding DinB family protein; the protein is MQAYSLPEIITELRDNAQQVAAAFAAVPAAQFYLHPPQVWSAAENLAHLIKSVRIATLAYRLPARMSGLVWGTASRSRSYAELLAAYRAKLEGGAEAPAAFLPELGEPPADPAAGQRALLEQWMQSMSKLLKTLDGWQEADLDKAQVPHPLLGKLTLRELLFFTRYHNLHHVNDMQRLLGLPEVAYE